A stretch of Corallococcus soli DNA encodes these proteins:
- a CDS encoding ubiquinol-cytochrome c reductase iron-sulfur subunit has protein sequence MKTPEAGGVDHHSAPELTEAAGVDRRAALRTLLRGTCALAALGCGTDWRDAVVLPGPDPEAAPDAGASPAVCGDAGPPGTPGEGWVEVPLSEHPALREPGGHGHLRVPSALLDVVVVHSADGCYRAVWRTCTHGDCAVDWDGPLGVVECPCHGSRFGLDGQVVRGPASRPLAAFRTLRVGDSLFLLRPR, from the coding sequence ATGAAGACTCCGGAGGCGGGTGGGGTGGACCACCACTCGGCTCCGGAGCTGACGGAAGCGGCTGGGGTGGACCGCCGCGCCGCGCTCCGGACGCTGCTGCGCGGCACCTGTGCCCTGGCCGCGCTGGGGTGCGGGACGGACTGGCGCGACGCGGTGGTGCTGCCCGGCCCCGACCCGGAAGCGGCTCCCGACGCGGGGGCGTCCCCGGCGGTCTGCGGCGACGCGGGGCCTCCCGGCACGCCCGGCGAGGGCTGGGTGGAAGTCCCCCTCTCCGAGCACCCGGCCCTGCGGGAGCCGGGCGGTCATGGCCACCTCCGGGTCCCTTCCGCGCTCCTGGACGTGGTGGTGGTGCACTCGGCGGACGGCTGCTACCGGGCCGTGTGGCGCACCTGCACGCATGGCGACTGCGCGGTGGACTGGGACGGCCCCCTGGGCGTGGTGGAGTGCCCCTGCCATGGCTCCCGCTTCGGCCTGGACGGTCAGGTCGTGCGGGGCCCGGCCTCCCGACCGCTCGCCGCGTTCCGCACCCTGCGCGTGGGTGATTCGCTCTTCCTCCTCCGGCCCCGGTGA
- a CDS encoding cell surface protein gives MRSLLALSALLALCACAGDGENLPLPQEDAGASVDAGTGSDAGTDDAGTDDAGTDDAGVDAGVRPVDPFADRVTAYEFGDQAGFGQDRFPDVVLGPPVGAGQNTGSLDVLSLGRGGFITLEFTDLLAVDGPGVDLLVFENAFQKYGGDIFAETARVSVSDDGATWYDFACDPSDKDGGFPGCAGTHPVHSAPDNGISPTDPTVAGGDGFDLADVGLSRARFVRLTDTGLNSYGGTSGGFDLDAVAVVNGQPPDGGQP, from the coding sequence ATGCGCTCGCTGCTCGCGCTCAGCGCGCTGCTCGCCCTGTGCGCTTGCGCGGGCGACGGTGAGAACCTGCCCTTGCCCCAGGAGGACGCGGGGGCCTCCGTCGATGCCGGCACCGGCTCCGACGCGGGGACGGATGATGCCGGCACGGACGATGCCGGCACGGACGATGCCGGCGTCGACGCGGGTGTGCGTCCGGTGGATCCGTTCGCGGACCGGGTGACGGCGTACGAGTTCGGCGACCAGGCCGGCTTCGGGCAGGACCGCTTCCCGGACGTCGTGCTCGGGCCTCCGGTGGGCGCGGGGCAGAACACGGGTTCGCTCGACGTGCTGTCGCTGGGACGGGGTGGCTTCATCACCCTGGAGTTCACCGACCTGCTCGCGGTGGACGGGCCGGGCGTGGACCTGCTCGTCTTCGAAAACGCGTTCCAGAAGTACGGCGGCGACATCTTCGCGGAGACGGCCCGCGTGTCCGTCAGCGACGACGGCGCCACCTGGTACGACTTCGCCTGCGACCCGTCCGACAAGGATGGGGGCTTTCCGGGCTGCGCCGGCACGCACCCGGTGCACTCCGCGCCGGACAACGGCATTTCCCCCACCGACCCGACGGTGGCGGGCGGGGACGGCTTCGACCTGGCGGACGTGGGCCTCTCCCGCGCGCGCTTCGTGCGGCTCACCGACACGGGGCTCAACAGCTACGGCGGCACTTCCGGGGGCTTCGACCTGGACGCCGTCGCCGTGGTGAACGGCCAGCCCCCCGACGGGGGCCAGCCGTGA